AAGCGTGCACTCTTCGGCCCAGGTTTTGGGCTTTTGCCAGCCTTCAGTTCATCAATAATTTCTTCAATATCTTTAGGTGTCAGATCCTCATAGTAGTTGTCATTTATTTGAACCATTGGTGCATTTACACAGGCCCCTAAACATTCGACTTCTATAAGAGTGAAAAGTTTGTCAGGTGTAGTCTCTCCAACCTTTATTCCAAGTTTTTTCTGAATGGCTTCCAGTATGCTGTCGGAGTTTCGGAGCATGCAAGGTGTGGTAGTGCAGACTTGAATGTGATACTTTCCAACAGGCTTTCGATTATACATTGTATAAAAAGTTGCTACTTCATACACTCTCATTGGAGGTACTTGTAAAATTTCTGCAACCTTGTTCATAGCAGAGATGGGCAGCCATCCATTCTGTCTCTGGGCTAAATCCAGAACTGGAAGCACAGCTGCTGCCTTATGCCCTTCTGGGTAGTTTTTCACAATGGCCTCTATCCTCTTATAGTTTTCTGGTGTGAAATCAAATGGAGTATCTGGGTTATTCTCAGGAGTATCTCTGTGCACAAATAaggctcctccagctccattctgaaCAGCTGTCTTATGCAGATTTCTTATATGTTTTCCCCAGTGGGCGGCGAGGCCGGCCGCGAGGGCCCGTAGCGCCGCGGAGAGGCGTTTCTTCCCCTTTACATGTACAGTTGtagttgaacaacaacaacaaaaatgttgaCAGCAGGCTGAGGGTCTGGAGCTTGGAGAAGGGACATAGATGACAAGAAGAAATTGCTAGGATGGAGATGTGAGTCCATTCCTGTTACTTACTTTGGATCTGCAGATGCTGTTTCCAATTGATGACTTCTGGTAAGTCAAGGAAT
This sequence is a window from Bubalus kerabau isolate K-KA32 ecotype Philippines breed swamp buffalo chromosome 15, PCC_UOA_SB_1v2, whole genome shotgun sequence. Protein-coding genes within it:
- the LOC129628675 gene encoding NADH dehydrogenase [ubiquinone] flavoprotein 2, mitochondrial-like, coding for VKGKKRLSAALRALAAGLAAHWGKHIRNLHKTAVQNGAGGALFVHRDTPENNPDTPFDFTPENYKRIEAIVKNYPEGHKAAAVLPVLDLAQRQNGWLPISAMNKVAEILQVPPMRVYEVATFYTMYNRKPVGKYHIQVCTTTPCMLRNSDSILEAIQKKLGIKVGETTPDKLFTLIEVECLGACVNAPMVQINDNYYEDLTPKDIEEIIDELKAGKSPKPGPKSARFSCEPAGGLTSLTEPPKGPGFGVQAGL